Sequence from the Streptomyces sp. NBC_00440 genome:
ATCATCGACTCGTACGCCGAAGGACCAGCGGTGTCCGACGGTTCCTCCGGCTCCAGGACCAGGTCGAGCACGTCCTCCTTCTCGCCCCGCAGCATCGCCAGCACCCGGTGCGAGGGCAGCGCGGTGAACGGCTCGGCGAACTCGAAGTAGTCGGCGAACTTGGCGCCCTGCTCCTCCTTGCCGTCCCGCACCTTCGCCGTCAGCCGCCCGCGCGTCCACATCCGCTCACGCAGCTCACCGATGAGGTCGGCGTCCTCGCCGAACCGCTCGGTGAGGATGGACCGTGCGCCGTCCAGCGCGGCGGCCGGATCGGCGACGCCCTTGTCCGCGCCGGCGAACGCCGCCGCAGCCGCGAGCGGTTCCACCGAGGGGTCGGCCAGCAGCCCGTCGGCGAGCGGCTCAAGACCGGCCTCCCGCGCGATCTGGGCCTTGGTCCTGCGCTTCGGCTTGAAGGGCAGATAGATGTCCTCCAGCCGGGCCTTCGTCTCCGCGGCCCGGATCTGCGCCTCCAGCGCGTCGTCGAGCTTGCCCTGCTCCCGTACGGACTCCAGAACTGCCGTCCGCCGCTCCTCCAGCTCCCGCAGATAGCGCAGCCGCTCCTCCAGCGCGCGCAGTTGCGCGTCGTCGAGCATCTCGGTCGCTTCCTTGCGGTAGCGCGCGATGAACGGCACGGTCGATCCGCCGTCGAGCAGCTCGACGGCGGCCTTCACCTGCCGTTCCCTGACGCCGAGCTCCTCCGCGATCCTGCTTTCGATGGAAACTGGGGTGGTCGTGGTCACGATCCCGTACCGCCTTCTCGCTGAGCTTGCCGCATTCTTCCGGAGCAGCCCCCGGACCCCGCGCGGTGATCGGGCCGCCGGTGGGAGCCGGACCGCTGCCGCGCGGGGAAACAGTGCATCAGCATTGTGGCAGGCGGGGCCGGCGGAGCGGGGATCACGCCCGCCCCGGACCGGGTCAGCTGAGGCCGGACGGGAAGGCGCCCGCCGCGACCGCGGCGGCGAGGAAGCCGCGTGCCAGCTCGATGAGGCGCTCCACGCCCTCGGCGCCCAGGTGTTCGTACGGTGCGAGGTCGAGGCGGTCGGTGTCCGACTCCACGTCCTGGCGCAGCTTGGTGCCCGCATCGGTGAGCCCGCTGTCCGCGTCCAGCAGCCCGCGCCCGCGCAGCCGCTCCACGGCCGCGTCCCAGTCGCTCCGGTGCCAGCCGCGCGTGGCGAGGATCCAGCGGGGTGCCATGCCCTTGCCGGTCGCCGTGTGGCTCACCAGCGCCTCCAGCGGGTCGAGCCCGGCGGCGAGCAGCACGGCGAGATGGCCGTCGCCCCGGTGCTCGCGGAGCAGCGTCGCCGCGTGCCAGAACGCGAGATGGGGCTGCTCGGGGACCGGCAGGTCGGCGTGGGCGGAGTACAGCGGCCGGGCGTGCCGGGTGCAGGCCTCGGCCGCGCGCAGCGCGAGCCG
This genomic interval carries:
- a CDS encoding SCO6745 family protein; the protein is MTSLQPRAGRRCHNSVNPLHSTLYFSPDFTEQLAGVGIDDAGAAYFAGRGAAMGAVGPGTIAATFYNFNPELIARHVPAVWETASPRTVLDARLRAADATLRRLLGEEAVASDAMAEAARLALRAAEACTRHARPLYSAHADLPVPEQPHLAFWHAATLLREHRGDGHLAVLLAAGLDPLEALVSHTATGKGMAPRWILATRGWHRSDWDAAVERLRGRGLLDADSGLTDAGTKLRQDVESDTDRLDLAPYEHLGAEGVERLIELARGFLAAAVAAGAFPSGLS